Proteins from a genomic interval of Pseudophryne corroboree isolate aPseCor3 chromosome 4, aPseCor3.hap2, whole genome shotgun sequence:
- the LOC134910857 gene encoding paraneoplastic antigen Ma1 homolog, translating to MEKFTGEDISAWCQRNKKDPKKCLSVGGNFSEFSDEEIVERLARLYGIIRPRVVDKWMGGLGRVIAVLIETENELETDVIPLIVVANEETGRRWNVMWPNIWGDEEEATSAHISVPSLDNPNRGERNIGGEGGDAQDTGANATGGQFEIIMDRVVTQLERWHYEGSYRRLRIFSGILPVPSGEETYEAWKEAAVQQVEEWQCPDKIKRQRVVESLRGPAMGIIQAARRSNPNATLDTFFEALDYAYGTLEDVGDLTSRLHHTFQEPTEKLSAFLIRLDKLLYKIVDKGGIVRDDVDRSRMKQLLRGALTTDPVAQKLRCSGVKEPFPTFNELLKEVKQEEVLIEMREKTIKKVKVIQPVVESNAFEEKILKLMD from the coding sequence ATGGAAAAGTTTACTGGGGaagatattagtgcttggtgtcaaCGGAACAAAAAAGATCCCAAGAAATGTTTAAGTGTGGGAGGAAATTTTTCAGAATTCTCTGATGAGGAGATAGTGGAAAGGTTAGCCAGGTTATATGGAATAATTAGGCCAAGGGTTGTAGATAAATGGATGGGAGGATTGGGAAGAGTAATAGCAGTACTGATAGAAACAGAAAATGAGTTGGAGACTGATGTAATACCATTGATAGTGGTAGCAAATGAAGAGACGGGTAGGAGGTGGAATGTGATGTGGCCTAACATATGGGGGGATGAAGAAGAAGCTACTAGTGCACATATATCAGTGCCCTCTCTAGACAACCCTAATAGAGGTGAGAGGAATATTGGTGGTGAAGGGGGTGACGCTCAGGATACTGGTGCAAATGCCACAGGTGGACAGTTTGAGATCATAATGGATAGAGTGGTCACTCAGTTAGAAAGGTGGCATTATGAAGGGAGTTATAGGCGGTTACGGATTTTTTCTGGGATTTTACCTGTACCATCAGGAGAGGAGACATATGAGGCCTGGAAAGAAGCGGCGGTACAGCAAGTAGAAGAATGGCAGTGCCCAGATAAAATCAAGAGACAGAGGGTAGTAGAAAGCTTGAGAGGGCCGGCTATGGGAATTATACAAGCTGCTAGACGTAGTAATCCTAATGCTACTTTAGATACATTCTTTGAGGCATTAGATTATGCATATGGCACCCTTGAGGACGTGGGAGATCTCACCTCTAGGTTACACCACACGTTCCAGGAACCGACGGAAAAGCTGAGTGCATTCTTGATCAGGTTAGACAAGCTACTATATAAGATAGTGGATAAAGGAGGTATAGTAAGGGATGATGTGGACAGAAGTCGGATGAAACAGTTACTGCGGGGTGCCTTGACCACCGACCCAGTAGCTCAGAAATTAAGATGTTCAGGAgttaaagaaccctttcctacctTTAATGAACTATTAAAAGAAGTCAAACAAGAAGAGGTATTAATAGAAATGAGAGAGAAAACGATAAAGAAGGTCAAGGTAATACAACCGGTAGTGGAAAGCAATGCATTTGAAGAGAAAATATTAAAGTTGATGGACTAA